The window GTACCGACAGGCCGTTCGTCGCCCGGTTTGGCAATGACAAGTGCCTTATATGGGCAGGCCTCGGCACAGAGGCCGCACTTGGTGCACAGAGCGAGAAACTTCTCCTCCTTCACAGCGCCTGGCGGCCTCAGTACCGTAGGATATGCCTTCTTGCCGTCTAGAAATCCGGCCCAGGCCAAACCGCCCACAGCGGCTGCACCTGCGCCTCTTAACAGGTCTGCGAGAAACTGTCTTCTCTCAGGCATCTTCTCTGATCCCTCCGGTGCAGTCATCTGCGTTGCTATCAGGCCTTATACACTTTCACAGCACACTTCTTGTAGTCAGGTTCCTTCGATATTGGGCATGTCGCATCAAGTGTCACCTTGTTGATAAATACATGCTCATCAAAGAACGGAACAAAGATAAGGCCTTTAGGAGGCAGATTTCTGCCTCTGGTCTCGACCCTGGCCTTTACCTTGCCTCTTCTGGACTCAATCCATATAAGTTCTCCGTCCTTCACGCCGCCCTTCTGCGCATCCTGGGGATGCATGAAACAGAGCGCCTCAGGAACAGCCCGATACAGCTCGGGCACACGCATGGTCATGGTGCCGGTATGCCAATGCTCAAGCACCCTGCCGGTGCAGAGCCAGAAGGGATATTCACTGCTCGGATTTTCCGGCGGCTCGATGTAATGGCGCAGAAATATCTTCGCCTTATTCGGGAGCTTCACCTTCTCATCGCCCTTGGGGCCGGACAGATCTCCCTTCGGTATCTCCTTTCCTGCATCACCGTAAAAGGCGAATTTGCCCCTATTCTCTTTCTTTGCATAGGGATCGTATTCTGCGTTGAATCTCCAGAGGGTCTCTTTACCATCAACAACCGGCCACCTGAGTCCCCTCACCTTATGATAGGTATCAAAATCAGCCAGATCATGACCGTGCCCGACGCCGAATATACGGTATTCTTCCCATAGGTATTTCTGAAGAAAGAAGCCATATCCCTTAAAGCCCTCAACATTCCTTTTGTCTCCGGCAGCCTCGCTGTTCAGAAAGCCCGTGCCTATCGCATCAGGCCATTTAAAGGTCCTCGCTTCCTTATTTGCAAAGAGAACGTCAAAGAGCGTATCCGTCTCCTTATATCCCATTGCCTTGGCCTTTTCGATTACACTCGGAAGCGTGTTCTTGTCATCGATCTTCCATTCCTTCCAGACCTCGGCAAGAGTGAAGCGTTTAGCAAACTCCACCGTCTGCCACGTGTCTGACATGGAGTTCCCGATAGGAGTGACCTGCTGCCGCCAGTGCTGGGTCCTGCGCTCCGCGTTTCCATACGCGCCCCATTTTTCGAAGATCATGGCAGCGGGAAGAATAAGGTCAGCAACCTTTGCAGAGATGCTCGGATACGCATCTGACACAACAATGAAATTATCCATATCGCGTGCAGCCGATACCCAGTGATTCGCGTTGGTAGCATTCTGCCATGGATTGTTTACCTGTACCCAGGCCCACTTGACCAGACCGTCTTCAAGGTCGCGCATGATCTTGATAAAATGGGAACCCATGACCGGATTGATAGTGCCTTCAGGGACCTTCCAGATCTTTTCTGACATTGCCCTATGCTTGGGATTCATCACCACCATATCTGCAGGCAGACGATGGGCAAAGGTTCCGACCTCACGGGCGGTCCCGCAGGCGCTCGGCTGTCCGGTGAGACTGAACGCCCCGTTGCCCGGCATGGACTGTTTGCCCAGGAGCAGATGAATGGCATAGATCTGCTCATTGACCCAGGTGCCGCGCACATGCTGATTGAACCCCATGGTCCAGAAGCTCACGACCTTTCTGTCCTTCTCTGCATAGAGGTCTGCAAGCTTCATCAGCTTTTCTTTGAACTTGTCCAGGGGCTCGTCTGTGTCGCCTTTAGCAAGGGCCGCAACAAAATCAAGCGTGTAGGGATCAAGACCCTTTTTGAAATCCTCAAAACTGATCGCCCAGTGTGCGCCGGCCGTATTGGTATTTTTCATATCCATTCTGCTGCCTTCCTTGATCCCCAGCGCACCCATGGCAATTGCTTCCTCTTTCGTAATAATCTTGAAGGATTCCTTGCTTGCGGTATCGAGCTCTTCTTTCCGATACTTGGGATGGTCGATCTTCGGTCTGAGGCCATAACCGATGTCCACGTGCCCGGTCGCAAAGACACAGTTTTGGTTCACAAAATCCCAGTCAATGGCCTGCGGCCGGTTGTACACGATCTCGCGCAGGATGAAATTCTGGATGGCCAGGTCAGTGTTCGGCTTTATGATGATCTCTGTATCAGAGAGGCTGGAGCAGCGGTTCGTAAATGTGGTGAGATTGACTACCTTCACCCGTTTGGTGTCCGCAAGCTTCCGATTTGTGATTTTGGACCAGAGTACCGGATGCATCTCTGCCATATTTGCTCCCCAGAGAACAATCGTGTCGGAGTGGTGCATGTCATCATAGTTTCCCGCAGGCTCGTCAATGCCAAAGGTTTCCATAAATGCAGCAACCGCACTTGCCATGCAGAGGCGAGCATTGGGATCCAGGTTATTGGATCTGAAGCCGGCTTTCATCAGCTTGGCAGCTGCATATCCTTCCATAATGGTGTACTGACCAGATCCGAATATTGCCACGCCCTTTGGGCCCAACGTGCTGTAGTGTTTCTTGAACTGTTTTGCCATCTCATCAAAGGCCTTCTTCCAGGTGATCGGTTTGAACTTGCCCTTCTTGTCAAACTCACCCTTATCATTCACCCGCATGAGCGGCTCGGTCAGCCGGTCGGCGCCATAGATGATCTTGGCGTTAAAGTAACCCTTAATACAGTTAAGCCCCATATTCACGGGTGCAGCGGGATCACCCTTGACTGCAACAATGCGATCATTCTTTGTCGCAACCATAATGCCGCAGCCGGTGCCGCAAAACCTGCAGACCGATTTGTCCCATCTCCAGCCGGCCTCGGCTTTTTTTACTGCAGCCTGCATTTCCTTCGGCACGCTCATGCCAACAGCAGTCGCAGCTGCAACCGCTGCGGTCGTTTTCAACAGTTCTCTCCGCGTGAGCTTCATATGAACCCTCCTTTTGCTTTATACACTCATACGAACACTTGCTTGCAGTCTTTCAATTCAATGTGGCGTCCCTGGTACTTTCCATAATTACATTGGCACGCATTATTGAAAGCAGTCCTTGCTTTTTGTCAAAAAAGAGGCGAGGGATCACCCCGCCTCTCTTGATCCTTGCGTTACTTGCTTGTGGTCGGAGAAACGCCTGCAGTTTTGGCTGCAATTGCATCATTGACGATCTTAATGCCCTTTATTGAATCATCAACTGATTTGGTGAGTGATTCACGAGCCATCTCGGGATTATGGAAGCCGTCAGAATTTTCAGCAGTCCAGTATTCCCAGAGTATATGTGCTCTTAGATGCTGATCCTGAGCCTGCTTGATCACTTCATCACTAAGTCCGATCCTCTTACCCTCTACGATCTTATCGATAAGAGCCGACAAATGGAACTCGGCCTTTCTCATCTTTCCTCTTATATGTGCCTTGACTGAATCAATGGAATAGCGGGCCATTTCTTCTGTCCATTTAGGATGGCATTTCAAGCATGTCTCCTTGAGCTGGACCTTGGGAGTGACCGCAAAGTGTGATGTGTACACTTTGCCGGCCTTGTTTTTCAACTTCGGTGTATGGCAACCATCGCAGCCTACCCCTGCCTTTGAATGCTTTGAATTGTAATAAGTTTCTGACTCGGGGTGCTGGGCCTTCCAGAGCAGTCCGCCAGTCAATCCGTGCTTGAAATCAAGAAAACTGACCTGATTCATATAGTGGTCATAGAGGCCAAATACATCTTTGTAAGGGAAATGGTTTGTCCTCTGATCAGCCATTGTCACTGAATACTTCGAGGTATCCGTATTTTTTGGATCATACCCTGGATTACAATTGTACTCAACATGGCACTGACCGCACTGCAGCTTTGTGTCGTATTTATCCAGAAGTGCGATTTTTCTGGTGAAGCCCCTGACTCCCATATCAATGACCTTGATGTTGGTATGCTTCGGGTCTTTGTGCCAGAGCGTATCAGCCTCTTTTCTGGTAAGGGCCTGGATAAGGCCGTCCCGCACGATCCTCGGCTTTGCGGCATGCGGGTCATGGCAGGTGATGCAGTTAAGTCCGTGCTGCAGATCTTTTACGAACTCTACGACATTGGATGTCCGGTCCCAGGTTGTCTTGCCTTCTACCTTGTCCCCCATATAGGACCACTTAAGTATCTGGTCCTGGGTCTTGCACTGCATGCAGACCGGGTTTGCTGCAGCAGCGGTCTGTGGAATAAACGTCTTCTGCTCCTTGTTATCTGGATATTTGTCCACGAGCACATCCCATACCTTGCCTTTGTCAAAGATATAGTTCCATCCGTTTTTACCTTGAAACCTTCCACCGAAGGCACGATCAACTACGAACTGATCGACAAGCATATTAATGTGACTCCTTGTAGTGTTATGTTCTTTTGTAAATCCGTGACCTGCCATGAGTTTGTCCCAGTAAGGGTTCGGGGACCTGCTGGTTAACTGCGATTTTTCATCTCGGGCTGGGCGATGATATGCCTCTTGCATGAAACTTTCGAGCTGATCCTTATGGCATTGCCCGCAGGCCTCCCACGAAAGATTGGTGCCTGGTCTCGTGTCAGCACTAGGCGATTTCAAGTGTTTTTCGAGTCCACTGTGGCACTTGATACAGTTTAGCTTGGCATGCTTCCCCATCTTGTGCAGATCCTTGACCGGCGCGTGGCAGCCATAACAGACGTCAACCTTTACATCCTTCTCTCCGGACTTCGCCTCAGCTGACTTCGCTGGTTTGTACTTCTCTGCGTCGGCGATTGTGTAATACATTCCTGCCATCATTACGGCTACGACCAATACTAATACTGCATAAATCTTCCTTTTCATTGCACCCTCCTTAGTGTGGTTATTAATACGAGAATTTGTGCTGCAATTTTTTTGCTTTATCGTCTCATTTCAGCTCAGTATTGAGGCCCTTGACTCAGACTCTTCCAACATACTGTATGTACACACAGTACAAGTCTATCAAGCTATAATTTATAGTCAATTTAATAATATTTATATAAATGAAACTTTATAAATAATTATCGTAGTTGCTTGATACTATGCTCTTTGTACGTGACTTTCTATGATATGCGTCATATTCTGCCACTGTTTTGTTGTATAAAATTGGCTTTTGTCTGAAGCGGAAACGATTTATGACTGGAGATACTCTACAGGTCACGCTAAAGGGAAATTAGGGCGAGTTTACTACAGAGGAGGAAAGACATTATCTGAATTACTTTATTAAATACTTTGCGGTGTCAGCGCACCTGTTATTGTGGCGAAGTAAAAACAGCTAAGGGCTCTTGCGAGCCCTTATTTATTTACAGTTTTTTCTCTCTTTGCCCGATACCTTCGGGGTTGGTACAGCTCAGGTCGGAACCCCAAGTCTAGGGAAGACATAAACCTGCAGTATAATCCAGGCTGCGATAATGCCGATTCCTACAAGCAGGTCGTGCACTAATCTTTCTTCTCGGCCTTGCTGGCCTTGTCTGCTTTTGCAGCCTTACCCTTTGGCTTCTTGACAGCCTCATAATCAATGAACTCGAGAATTGCCATCGGTGCAGAGTCCTTGAGCCTCTGTCTGGTCTGGACAAGCCTGAGATAACCACCCGGCCTTCCGGCAAAGCGGGGAGCTATCTCATTGAAGAGCTTGGATGCAACATCCCTCGCGGTTACATACGAGAGAACCTGCCTCTTTGAGTGAAGATCTCCCTTGATTCCGAATGTGATCATTTTCTCCGCGATTCTTTTTGCTTCTTTTGCCTTAGCAACGGTTGTTTCAATCCTTTGGTTCTCAAAAAGTGCTGTTACAATACATCGCAACAATGCCTTCCTCTGGTTCGAAGGCCGTCCGAATAGTCTTCCATCTACCTTGTGACGCATGATATCTATTTCCTCCGGTCTTTGTGACGCTTATTTGCCATTTGTATCGGCATCTATCTTCATGCCGAGGTGGAGTCCCATTCTGCTCAGGATCTCCTTGATCTCATTAAGAGACTTTCTTCCGAAATTCTTTGTCTTGAGCATCTCAGGTTCACTCTTCTGTACAAGCTCCGAAATAGTCTTAATATCGGCATTCTTCAGGCAGTTATAGGAACGGACTGAAAGCTCAAGCTCATCAACAGTCTTATTAAGATTCGGATTAGAACCGGAAATACTTGGCCCCTCTCCGGTTTCCGAGGCTTCTAATTGAACAGTCTCATACTCTTCATCAGCCACAAAAATATCCATATGATCGATCAAAATCGAAGCTGCATCGGAAAGAGCCCGTTGCGGGATCACACTTCCGTCTGTCCAGATCTCAAGGATAAGCCTGTCATAGTCAGTCGCCTCTTTAACTCTTGTCTTCTCTACATCAAACTTCACTTTTCTGATCGGAGAAAAAGCTGCATCCACAGCAATCATGCCGACAGGGAGGTCTTCCTTCTTGCCATATTCAGACGAGAGATAGCCCTTGCCTTTTTTTATGTACACTTCGGCATTGAAATTCGCATTTTTATCAAGCGTCGCAATCGCCTGCTCCGGATTCAGGACTTCAATGGAGGAATCACTCTGCAGATCTGCACCGGTCACGAGCGCAGGCCCTTTGACATTAAACTGGGCTATTTTACTGGTATCGCCATGAGATTTGAACCTCAACTTCTTCAGATTGAGGATAATATCGATCGTATCTTCCTTGATGCCGTTTATGGATGAGAATTCATGAAGCGCGCCAGAGACCTTCACTGACGTTATGGCTGCGCCTTCAAGAGAAGAAAGGAGCACCCTCCTTAAGGCGTTACCTAACGTAACTCCGAAACCGCGTTCAAGGGGCTCAACGACAATCTTGCCGTAGGTGTCTGTTAATGTCTCTTCATCAAACCTGATCTTCTCAGGTAGCTGAAAGCCTTTTTTCTTCAGGTTCATCAGGCCTCCCGTATCTTAAATTTATATTTCAATGTATGGTTGATATTCGTTATCAATGATAAACCCGTCGCCGGCATTACTTTGAGTAGAGCTCAACGATAAGCTGTTCATTCGCCGTTAACTGAATATCTTCCCTTGTAGGCACCTGCGTGACCTTCCCCTTAAAGCTCTGGAAATCCATCTCGAGCCACACGGGAACGCCGCGGTGCTCCATCTTGGAGATATTGTCATTTATGATTACGATATTCCTGCTAGCTTCCTTGAGTTCCACAACATCCCCTACACGGACAGCAAATGAGGCGATATCAACCTTTTTGCCGTTGACAAGAAAATGGCCATGGGTAACGAGTTGCCGGGCGCTGTTTCTGTTGGGCGCAAATCCCATTCTGTAAACCACATTGTCCAGCCGCGACTCAAGAAGCTGCAACAACACTTCTCCGGTAACCCCTTTCTTGCGCTCTGCCCTGCCAAAGGCAGTTCTGAACTGCTTTTCAAGAAGACCATAAATTTTTCTTACTTTCTGTTTTTCCCTGAGCTGAACTCCATAGTCAGAAAGCTTGCTCCTGCGCTGTCCATGTTGTCCCGGAGGATACTGCCTCCTCTCAATAGCGCACTTTTCTGTATAGCATCTATCCCCTTTAAGGAAAAGCTTTTCAGCTTCCCTGCGGCAGATCCTGCATAATGCTCCTGAATATCTAGCCAATTTACACTCTCCTCCTCTTCGGCGGCCTGCATCCATTGTGAGGCACGGGGGTAACATCCTTGATGAGATTGATATCGAGACCGGCAGCCTGAAGTGCCCTAATGGCTGACTCTCTGCCCGATCCAGGGCCTTTCACATATACGTCAACCTGCTTCATGCCGGCATCGACAGCCTTCTTTGCCGCTGCTTCAGCAGCCATTTGCGCCGCATAAGGCGTGCCCTTCCTTGATCCTTTGAACCCCATATGGCCGGCGCTTGCCCATGTTATAACACCACCAATCTGATCCGTTATGGTCACGATAGTATTATTAAACGTCGCCTGTATGTAAGCAGCACCAGAGCTGATGCTTTTTCTATCTCTCTTGATGCCTTTCTTCTTCTGTGTCATCCTCTATGCCTCCTTCTTCTTGCCGACTACCGCTTTTCTCGGACCTTTTCTCGTGCGAGCGTTCGTCTTGGTCCGTTGCCCTCTGCACGGCAAACCGGCTCTGTGCCTTGTCCCCCGGTAACAGCCGATATCCGTGAGTCGCTTAACACTCAGAGAAATGTCGCGGCGCAGGTCGCCCTCGACCCTGTAGTCCCTCTCAAGCACGGCCCTTATCTTGACCGTATCCTCATCAGTAAGATTCTTTACTCTGGTGTCGGGGTTCACACCTGCTTCATTAAGTATCTTTTTCGAGTGCGGACGGCCGATACCGAAAATCCTTGTGAGACCTATCTCGATTCGCTCGTTCTTGGGCAAATCAACTCCGGCGATTCTTGCCAATTGAAACCTCCTTAACTTAACCCTGGCGCTGTTTGTGCTTCGGGTTGTCGCAAATAATTCTGATTACACCTTTTCTCTTTATTACCGAACACTTAGAACAGATTGGTTTTACTGATGATCTGACCTTCATACGCTATCTCCTTCAGTTCCTATTTAAACCTGTAAGTAATTCTCCCCCTGGTTAAATCGTAGGGGGAAAGCTCAAGCGTAACCTTGTCGCCCGGAAGTATCTTTATGAAATTCATCCTCATCTTGCCTGATACATAGGACAGTATGACCTGGCCATTTTCCAGCTCCACCCTGAACATTGCATTTGGCAGAGTTTCCACTATTGTTCCCTGAACTTCAATATTATCTTCTTTCGCCATAGAACGACAATTATACCCACTTTAATGAAATTTAGTCAATATTCTTGCCCTGTCGGGCATAACCACAATCGTATGCTCATAATGCGCTGACCGCCTGCCGTCCACAGTAACTGCGGTCCAGCCATCCTCCAAAACTCTTACCTCAAAGGTCCCGGCATTTATCATAGGCTCGATAGCAAGTGTCATCCCCTCTCTCAATCGGGGACCATGCCCGGGAGCCCCAAAATTTGGCACCTGCGGTTCCTCATGCAGTTGACGACCAATGCCATGCCCCACAAAGGTCCTAACAACGGAAAATCCATACTGTTCAGCATGGTT of the Nitrospirota bacterium genome contains:
- the napA gene encoding nitrate reductase catalytic subunit NapA, translated to MKLTRRELLKTTAAVAAATAVGMSVPKEMQAAVKKAEAGWRWDKSVCRFCGTGCGIMVATKNDRIVAVKGDPAAPVNMGLNCIKGYFNAKIIYGADRLTEPLMRVNDKGEFDKKGKFKPITWKKAFDEMAKQFKKHYSTLGPKGVAIFGSGQYTIMEGYAAAKLMKAGFRSNNLDPNARLCMASAVAAFMETFGIDEPAGNYDDMHHSDTIVLWGANMAEMHPVLWSKITNRKLADTKRVKVVNLTTFTNRCSSLSDTEIIIKPNTDLAIQNFILREIVYNRPQAIDWDFVNQNCVFATGHVDIGYGLRPKIDHPKYRKEELDTASKESFKIITKEEAIAMGALGIKEGSRMDMKNTNTAGAHWAISFEDFKKGLDPYTLDFVAALAKGDTDEPLDKFKEKLMKLADLYAEKDRKVVSFWTMGFNQHVRGTWVNEQIYAIHLLLGKQSMPGNGAFSLTGQPSACGTAREVGTFAHRLPADMVVMNPKHRAMSEKIWKVPEGTINPVMGSHFIKIMRDLEDGLVKWAWVQVNNPWQNATNANHWVSAARDMDNFIVVSDAYPSISAKVADLILPAAMIFEKWGAYGNAERRTQHWRQQVTPIGNSMSDTWQTVEFAKRFTLAEVWKEWKIDDKNTLPSVIEKAKAMGYKETDTLFDVLFANKEARTFKWPDAIGTGFLNSEAAGDKRNVEGFKGYGFFLQKYLWEEYRIFGVGHGHDLADFDTYHKVRGLRWPVVDGKETLWRFNAEYDPYAKKENRGKFAFYGDAGKEIPKGDLSGPKGDEKVKLPNKAKIFLRHYIEPPENPSSEYPFWLCTGRVLEHWHTGTMTMRVPELYRAVPEALCFMHPQDAQKGGVKDGELIWIESRRGKVKARVETRGRNLPPKGLIFVPFFDEHVFINKVTLDATCPISKEPDYKKCAVKVYKA
- a CDS encoding ammonia-forming cytochrome c nitrite reductase subunit c552, coding for MKRKIYAVLVLVVAVMMAGMYYTIADAEKYKPAKSAEAKSGEKDVKVDVCYGCHAPVKDLHKMGKHAKLNCIKCHSGLEKHLKSPSADTRPGTNLSWEACGQCHKDQLESFMQEAYHRPARDEKSQLTSRSPNPYWDKLMAGHGFTKEHNTTRSHINMLVDQFVVDRAFGGRFQGKNGWNYIFDKGKVWDVLVDKYPDNKEQKTFIPQTAAAANPVCMQCKTQDQILKWSYMGDKVEGKTTWDRTSNVVEFVKDLQHGLNCITCHDPHAAKPRIVRDGLIQALTRKEADTLWHKDPKHTNIKVIDMGVRGFTRKIALLDKYDTKLQCGQCHVEYNCNPGYDPKNTDTSKYSVTMADQRTNHFPYKDVFGLYDHYMNQVSFLDFKHGLTGGLLWKAQHPESETYYNSKHSKAGVGCDGCHTPKLKNKAGKVYTSHFAVTPKVQLKETCLKCHPKWTEEMARYSIDSVKAHIRGKMRKAEFHLSALIDKIVEGKRIGLSDEVIKQAQDQHLRAHILWEYWTAENSDGFHNPEMARESLTKSVDDSIKGIKIVNDAIAAKTAGVSPTTSK
- the rplQ gene encoding 50S ribosomal protein L17 — translated: MRHKVDGRLFGRPSNQRKALLRCIVTALFENQRIETTVAKAKEAKRIAEKMITFGIKGDLHSKRQVLSYVTARDVASKLFNEIAPRFAGRPGGYLRLVQTRQRLKDSAPMAILEFIDYEAVKKPKGKAAKADKASKAEKKD
- a CDS encoding DNA-directed RNA polymerase subunit alpha, producing MNLKKKGFQLPEKIRFDEETLTDTYGKIVVEPLERGFGVTLGNALRRVLLSSLEGAAITSVKVSGALHEFSSINGIKEDTIDIILNLKKLRFKSHGDTSKIAQFNVKGPALVTGADLQSDSSIEVLNPEQAIATLDKNANFNAEVYIKKGKGYLSSEYGKKEDLPVGMIAVDAAFSPIRKVKFDVEKTRVKEATDYDRLILEIWTDGSVIPQRALSDAASILIDHMDIFVADEEYETVQLEASETGEGPSISGSNPNLNKTVDELELSVRSYNCLKNADIKTISELVQKSEPEMLKTKNFGRKSLNEIKEILSRMGLHLGMKIDADTNGK
- the rpsD gene encoding 30S ribosomal protein S4, which codes for MARYSGALCRICRREAEKLFLKGDRCYTEKCAIERRQYPPGQHGQRRSKLSDYGVQLREKQKVRKIYGLLEKQFRTAFGRAERKKGVTGEVLLQLLESRLDNVVYRMGFAPNRNSARQLVTHGHFLVNGKKVDIASFAVRVGDVVELKEASRNIVIINDNISKMEHRGVPVWLEMDFQSFKGKVTQVPTREDIQLTANEQLIVELYSK
- the rpsK gene encoding 30S ribosomal protein S11 codes for the protein MTQKKKGIKRDRKSISSGAAYIQATFNNTIVTITDQIGGVITWASAGHMGFKGSRKGTPYAAQMAAEAAAKKAVDAGMKQVDVYVKGPGSGRESAIRALQAAGLDINLIKDVTPVPHNGCRPPKRRRV
- the rpsM gene encoding 30S ribosomal protein S13; this translates as MARIAGVDLPKNERIEIGLTRIFGIGRPHSKKILNEAGVNPDTRVKNLTDEDTVKIRAVLERDYRVEGDLRRDISLSVKRLTDIGCYRGTRHRAGLPCRGQRTKTNARTRKGPRKAVVGKKKEA
- the rpmJ gene encoding 50S ribosomal protein L36, whose protein sequence is MKVRSSVKPICSKCSVIKRKGVIRIICDNPKHKQRQG
- the infA gene encoding translation initiation factor IF-1, whose translation is MAKEDNIEVQGTIVETLPNAMFRVELENGQVILSYVSGKMRMNFIKILPGDKVTLELSPYDLTRGRITYRFK